A region of the Mus caroli unplaced genomic scaffold, CAROLI_EIJ_v1.1 scaffold_13076_1, whole genome shotgun sequence genome:
CCCATACTCTCTCCcatccagtttcctccctccatttNTCTCCTACGACTATTTTATTCTGTTTCCCGTGACAGTAATTATAATCTCATAACTCTTAATGCTTGTACTCATTACACTTGTTAATaatttttcaacatttctttcttcttttttttttggttttttaagacagggtttctctgtatagccctgactgtcctggaactcactctgtagactagtctgtcctcgaactcagaaatctgcctgcctctgcctcccgagtgttgggattaaagacgtacaccaccatgcctggaaagTTTTCAACTTTTAATAGGTTCCAATATACCATTCCTTTCTAGACAGTTTTATGCCATTTCTACCTAGATACAAAATGAACTAATGCTTTTCCCTCCTGCTACCTGCTCATCCTGGGTAAgtgttgttttttcatttgtaattcgctctgttattttatatattggtATTCTTGAAGAATTTGCTTAAACTCTCCCATCATAGTTTCataaaaatttcaggaaaatatcATATATCCCAGTGCCTAGGTTTCCACTTCAAACTTAGATGTGCATGTCATGTAACATACAGATTTCTGTTCTTCTGTTAACTAACCATCTTACTTCCATTGCATGTATGACAGGCATCAGAACCTCAAATGGCCCAAGTGAAATTCGTATCTCCATTTTACCATTTCCAATGCATTCATCATTCTCTTACCTCTTTAGTCTGCCATAGCTTAGTTTAAAacaatcagttttttttttgtcagaaatCTGTGAACCCCCAAAAAACTGTCCTGATAACTCTGGAAATTCATGTGGATTAACAGCAAGACACCTGCCTATTTTCTTGAGTGTCCCCAGCTCTGCTGAAGATGAGTCATAGCTTCTGCTTCATGATCCTGCTCACCTTCAATTTATTTGCAGACAAGGAACTAGATGCCTCTGTTCTCATTACCTGTCTCCATCATCCCTACTCAGACACCCCTCTGCTGCTATCCGTCGGCCTTAGGAGTCCTGCATTTGAGTGGAGTCTAGATCTTGAATAACTCATTAAAGATAGTAATTACCCATGACCTTACTAAAAACAATTTACCTTAGGGATCTCTAATGAAAACAAACTATAGTCACCAATCTCTCCTTTTTTATACTTATGGTAAGGAAGAATTtatacaataacaacaacaacaaacaaagcaatgaaATCACAACAATAGAGTAAAAAATAGCATGGAAGGATGTACACTCATTCCTTGTTTAGGAAACAATCAAGACTTTTGCTTGACTGGCTCCCACTTTATCAGAATAAATCCTAGTTCTTCAAATGTTTCCTTATCAGTCTCTAACATTATCCATTCTGTGTCCTAAATCACATgaataaccacacacacacacacacacacacacacacacacacacacacacacacactcaccctagACATGTCATTCTGTGATTCTGGGCAACACTGTCTAATGAATCTGTCACATTTCTAAATCtgacaaaacagaagaaatgccAACAGACCTCAACAATTTTCTCTGAAATGATGTAACATATTCTGACTGCTTGCATCGTCGCAGATTGACAGTGTTTGATGTAGCTGAATTCAGATTGACAGTGTTTGTTTAAGCTGAATTCACTTAAACATTGTGGATTAAAATTACAGAAGGGAAACAATGTATGAAAAAACCAAACATAACTTAAAACTATGTTATCCTTATGTGCCCCAGATCAGCCTCAAATATACAACCTAACATATGCCTTTGTGTTCTGAACACTGTGATTACATGAAGGTGCCATGATGCCTAGTTTCGGCTTCTCCTGCAATGAACACTGCTTTTGTGttttacatgcatatgtgcaaaGATCAGAATTCAGAAAAATCACCATCAACTACTACCACTGATGGGCCAGTGGACTTCATACCTTCTTTGAGTGTTAATCCTATAGTTCTCTAATGGAACAACACATGAAAATCATAAGGGAATTGTTTCTACATCTTTCTGTCACCTTGGATTCTGTAGAAGCACTTTGTTTGGTTGAGTAGCGTTTAATGTACATTGACATGAACACATAAATGATATTAATGTCACCTTGATGGACTGCACTTAGGAATACTCTCATTCAATATCAGTAAAACAGAGATTTGCGAACTGTACAGATAAAATAGATCATCATATGTGTTCAGAGTTTATGAAGACGCTACACGTGAAGGTATCGTGAACAACCTTTCAGCAGTACATCACTGAACCCCACTTCATAGGGCTGCTCCTGTGTTGAGACAGTAGGATTCTgagggaaaaaataattttaaggagcCCATCAATATGAAAGGGGTTACAGGATGACCATGAAAAAATACTTGCACAGTGTGGTACAgtcttggagagagagaaaagaagaatgtTATCATACCCCCCAAACTGTCCTGTATCACACTGGAGATTCATGTGGGTTCACAGGAAGACAGCTGCTTATTTTCCTGAATGTACTTGCTCTGCTGAGGCTAAGTCAAAGGTTCTGGTTGATGATCCTGTTCACCTTCATTTTAATTGCTGACACAGGAATAGCAGCCTCTGTAATCATCACCTATTTGCATCATCCCTGCCCACAACACTTGTTGCCATCGCTTGCCCTTATGGGTCCTACATCCCAGAGGATTCCAGATCCTGTATAAggaattaaagacaaaataattaCCTAAGGCCTCTCTAGGACCAATTTACCTTAGTGACCTACAGTGGAGACCAATTATAATCACCAATCCCACCTCCCTACACTTAGAGGAAGGtagacttaaaagaaaaacaagaaaactaacaaaactaataaatagtagcaccaagagaaaaaaaaaagcatgaaaagaTGCATACTCATCGTCTGCTTGAGTAATGAACAGGCCTTTTGCTTGACTGGAGCCCACTTTATTACCGGCGAGGAGTGACAAAAGATAACTGAAAACCACCTCAGCTTACCAGCCATTATTCTGATTGTTAATACTTTAATGTGTCTCAATCAAGAAAAAATTACACAAAAAACATcagtagtttttatatttttggttttgaacctagcctttaactgctgagccatctctgcagcccatccAACAGCAGTTTTTAAGCAGAATGAGACCAGATAAAATCATTTTGCCTTTCTCACTGAGGCACTCATAGTCCCTCTGGTCAGATTCAATTAGCTTTCAGGAAATGGTGACTGGATTTCTGGGGCATTAGACAATGACCTACCCCAGGACAGGTGACTTTCTATCTTCCTTTTACTCCCCTTCATGATTAAATCCTATAACAACCCCCCTCTTCcctagtagtgtgtgtgtggggtggtcaTCCTTGCATTCTCTGACAGTAACAAGCTCAGATATAGCATCTTGATACAATGCCCTGTCAAACAGGAAGTACCCAGGTACTTCCCAAGCCTGGGTCAGTTCAGCTGTGAGAGCTAATGGTGATTGTAATGATCTTTGAGATATGTCAGGATGaggttgttaattttttttcctgatatccAATATGTAGTTTAGGTGACCCATGTACCACCCTTATTCAAAATTAAAGAACACCTGAACCTCCTCTCCCTGACAATGACCACAAGCCCATCCTTTGTATATTTGCCACATTAGGTCACATTTGGGGTTCCATGGTGCCCTGGCTTGTGGGAATGATCGAATGGACTACATGATTATGATTGTGAACCTTGAGCTCTTGGAAGAGGTCCAAATGCTGCACCAACAATTTCTCCAGTCCCCACAGAGCCTTCACAAACTTATCCTAGGGCTCTCAATGTCAGTTTAAACATCTGGCCATTACTGTGCTACTTGTGCCCCTCCTTGGGTCCCCTCAATTGGGGATGAGGGGCATGAATTCTAGAGGCCTATTTCCCAGGCCCATAGGGCAGATAGACATTACTAATTACTCTCTATTTGGGAGCCTCCTCTATGTGCTCATAATAGTAGATATCTGATCTTATGTCTATGCTCTGCCCCTTGATGGAGAAAAATCGTCCCATGTCATTAAGGCCCTTAAGTTGGCCATGCAGGTAACAGGAGTGTCTTGGGCcctaaaaactgataatggctCTGCCTAATCCTCTAGACAACTTGATGATTTCCTGATATCCTGGAAAATTGATCACACCTTTGGCATTCCCTACAACTCACAAGGACAGGCCATTGTGGTGAGGACCAACAGATTTCTAAAAGCCCTACTGGCAAAGGTCACATTATCCGAGGCTAAGCCTGACCTGCATCTGGCCTTGGTGAAAGCCCTTTTCCACAAGACTTTTCTTATCTTTGATGATAAGGGCCTTAGCCCTGCTTATAAACATTTATCCTCAGTGTCCACAGCACTCCTCTCCTCCTGGTTAGGTGGAGAAACTCTCTTACCTCACACTGGCAGCCACCCACCTGTCCCCCTCCTGACACAAGACTGAGGTTATGCCTGTGTTTTTCCTCAGGGATGCACAATGCAGATATGGGTGCCAGTGAGAGATGTTAGACCTGCTGTGGAGGACCTCGAGAAAACCCCCATGGATGTTGGGGGGTCTAATTTTCTCTTCATTCTACTCTCTTGGATATGGGTGAGGCGTTATGGGCCCTTGTGCCTTTGCCACCCCTATTAttgccttgaactcaggttgccctGGGTACCCTATATTTTTTATGACCAACAGCACAGTGGGACTTCCACTCATGGACCCTATAGATGCAACTCAGATGATTACCAGCACTTGAACTGTAGCTAGAATCATCTGTTTTGTGATAGAAGCTGAGGGATTCCCTTGCATCCAACTTAAGAACCCTACAATGGGATTTTCATGGCAATAAAACTGTGGGAAGAGGCTGGGTATGGAGATTCTTTCCCCTGTTGTTTGTTCCTAAGCTGGCCCTGTTTCCTCTCCATCTCAGTGGGGTATCTATCATGCTACTGTTCCTCACTGTCTCTCTACAAGTAGACTGCCCACCATAGTCAAACTTCCAATCCTGTGGGATCATTGTCAACCCTACCCCCTCTGGCTGAGTCCAGGATTTTGGGGAACATACTGTTAACTCCAATGATTCTTATGTGTCTCCCTATACCTTAGGGCTATGGTGCTTCCTACCAGATGAGGACCAGCCATATTTCTTTAGAACATCCACCCAGACTATATATGATATCATTCTGGGAAACAGGGGCATTTGTGGGGTCCCTGGATGTATCAACCTACACCCCCTCTTTCTGTTAAGGGTTGGTAGTATCTTAAATAGGGCTTTTAGTGACCCATCTGGCAATGGTATGAATGTAAAAATAGTTAAATTTCCCAAATTATTTAGGCGCCTACCCCAGTGTAGGGTTATGTTGGGCACACAACCTCTCTTCCCAAGGCTTCTTGGGAAGGTGGGATGCAGGGAGTTTGACTGTGTTTATTCCACACCATGTCTGGCAGGTGTAAGGCTGTAGGGAAGCACTGATCCACTGCTCAGGGTGGGAAAGCTCAGTCTGAGTTGTAGGAAAGCCAGAGGCTGGCTTGGGAGTCCCAGGGCCTGCGAAGAGGCTGGGGCCATATGGTTCTCAGATATTTGGACACTGAGGTGCTTCTGGGAGCTGCAGAAGAGCAGAGACTGGATTTGGGTGCCTGTGGGCTCTGTCTTGCCTAGGGCCGGGGTTGGGGGAAAGGGAGGATCTGGCTTGTTCCACGGGGAATGTCCTtggcttggtggcagttgtggctAAGAATATAGAGAGGCCTTCTATAGGAGATTAGACTGTTGTTCTGtagcaaaggccttctccatggctccccatggtAGATCTCGATGAATAGAGATAATAGTTCATGGTTCTGAGACATTTATTGTGATGGCAGAAAGTTGATgaataaaaccataccccacttctcagggtggacctgagattAAGTATCTTTTTAagggaatgtctgggaagggaagcatATTGGCAACATCCTCTGGGCCTctacatacctcatttgcatggagatctctgtcttgagcttatgtgaccacaggtcacatctcttttcctattgtcttggtctgagatgaTAGGGATGCTTCAATACATGTGGAAGGGTTTGGGgtgttgcccttacatgactgatggccacaaatctatgagGAGTTGAGGGTACATGACAGGAGCTTGGTGCCAGAAGCAGGCAAAGTTCATACCATTCCTTCAGGGTCCCCAGGACTTCAAGCCTTCAGGTCAACCAAGGACCAGGCTTTCTCTCACGGTCCACTGCTCCTCACCCCGGTATGTCTTCACTCCCTTCCCCCCATGCTCCTTTCTTCTAACAAATGCTTCTGACCTCCAAGAAGTGCTAAACTGTTTTCTACCATGACATCTAATGACATTCTGGTCCTACCACACCAAATTGACCATCTTCCTATGTGAACCTGCTGAGACATGGATACCTATGACTAATGCAATTCATTTCCATGGTATCACTTTGATGTCTAAAACTGACTCACAACCCCTACTACAGGTCAAACAAGAGTGTGGCATCACTGTGTCCACAATTAGAGCCATCTTGGCAGCTGTAGTGGGGACAACTACAATAACAGTGGCCTATGAAAACAGTAGAAACGTTAGACAGAGTAGTATTCCACTCTGCTGATGCCCTCCAGGCATAGGAGATGCTTAATTATCTTTACTAGGTCATCCATATTTTACAACAGGTTGACCTGTTGAGATGGTACAGGACATGTCTCTTCTTGCCTATGACCCTAGGTTTAGGTCTTTCTGCCTGACCCCCTACCAGGTACATAATTTCACCTCAGATAGGCTGAAGTTGGTCTATACACCAAGAAGACATGGTCCACCAAGTCCCTCAATTATTCTATAACATTCAGGGAACAAATAGTTAAACTTCACTAGACCTCCAGCTATGTCCTTGAAATGAGCTTTATCACTAAAGTATGAGACCTTAAAGTAAAGACCTTAAAAGGATCTTTAACCCCTCTTGGATGGACATTTACACAATATTAGGGGGTGTTTGGTTTGTAATCTTTCTCTATAAGTGTCTTATGCAGCATATGTTGCTCCAGTGTTCCATCAATAAGACCATGCTCCAATTGTTGATGGCCCTGAACAGGGCACCACTCCGGAGGTTATAGATACAAAGGCCTCTGAATAGGCTGACCTACTCCACATGGGCATGTTCTCCAGGGAGGCTGATCTTCCAGAGCCTGTAGTAATGATTGGAAAACCCCAATAGCTGGGGCAACTTACGACAGGCATAGTTCCTTATGCTGGTGGCCTCCTGAGGTGGGGTCAACAAGGTCAGAGCATAGAACTCTGGCTCCCACAGAGCTGGCAACTTTTGAAAGTAACATTGTGGATAGTAAAAATAGTGAGTCAGCATGTTCTGACTAGCAGTGTGCAATGGCCCATACAGGTGCAGCAGGCACTCCCACATTTATGAACCCCAGAGCCTGCCTGATACCTGGGGATGAACAAAGACAGAGCTTATGACCAGAACAGCCAATTGGCTGGTGCCAGCTAAGTGGAACAAGCATTTACACACTGAGGAGACATGGACAGATGGCACAAAGGCACTCCCCACTACTACAATAAATgagtctgcttctatttctcacCTGGTCCCCAGGGGTTCTATCATTGATTCCACTCTTTACCAACTACCACCAACTACCATGCTAAGGGGCTTAGGGCTAGATATGACAACAGTACAGTCATTATTAAACAGAATTCTTCTGGTATCaaatgggagcagatgcagagatctaTACCCAAACATTATGTAGAAAGAGTTCAAATTGGCAGCCTCCACTGGGTTCCTCACCTCAGAGATGGGGGAACCCTGTGGAGGgtgaggaaagattgtaggaatcAAAGGGGATGGAATacaccaggagaacacagtcCCACACTATCAACTAAGCAATGGTTCACATGGGCTCCCAAAGTCTGATAAGACAAGCAGGGATCCTTCAGTGGTCTCTACTAGGTCATAGGCCTATATGTTAGGTCTCTTAACTTGGTGATTTTGTGGTACTCCAAACAGTGGGATCAGGTTTATCTCTGAGTCTTTTTCCAGATTTAAgagtcttttccttttattgtgttGTCTTATCTTTGAGGGCTTTTATCTTTTCTTGCTGTATATTGTATTGTGGTGTTTAGTTGTCCTCTTTTGGAGGCCAGGTCTTTtcagcagaggaaagggaagagtaTATTTGGGGAAGAAGCATAgaggtgtggaggaaggggaaattgTGGCTGACATGTGtggtatgagagaagaatctattttgcataataataaaaagaatgtaagGAACAGAATCTGATAAAACATTGGCTTTTACTTAATGATTACTTAtaatcacactttttttttttttaaatgagacagggtttccatgtgtagccctggctgtcctggaactcattctttagaccaggctggccttgaactcagagatctgcctgcctttgccttccgagttctgggattaaagttgtgtgccactatgcccagcagaATCACACATTTAAGGCAGAGGGTGGCATCACTGAATCTCCAAGGTCCCCTTTTCGCATTGAACTACTTTTTAAAACTCCCTTTTGCAGATGGGAATATTATGTAGTATGTACTTGTATGTGGGTTCCCTAGGAAGGATAAATTTTGTAATATTAATAGCAGTATATTCactaaataaatttaagtaaaaatccCAGAGTTGCCATTATAAAGGTATTTTCTTGATAAGAACGTTTATAAGGGCCTCCTTTATATCTCTGTTCCTCAGGCTATAGATGAAAGGGTTTAGCATGGGAGTCACCACTGTGTACATCATGGCAATAGAAGCCTCCTTTGCTGTAAAGTTATTATCTGATGGACATAAGTAGAGACCAATAATTGTCCCATAGAATAGTGACACCACAgtcaggtgggagccacaggtaGAGAAAACCTTGTAGATGGCCCGAGTAGATGAAGCCTTTAGAATAGAGAAGATAATTTGTACATAGGACACAACAATGAGTAAGAATGGAATGACCATAAGGGGCCCTCCCAAGATATATATCATAagttcatttatataaatatcagAGCAGGCCAACTTGAGCAGGGCAGACATATCACAGAAAAAGTGGCGGATCATGTTGTCCTCACAGAATGACAACCTAGACAAGAGTAGAGTGTGCAACATGGAATACAGCATGTTAAATACCCAGGATATcagtactgcacacacacagagcttgagACTCATGATGCTGGTGTAGTGAAGGGGAAGGCAGAtcgccacatagcggtcataagcCATGACCACAAGGAGGAAGATTTCCAGGCCTCCAAAAAGATCAAAAAAGTACATTTGTGCCAGGCATCCTGCATAGGTGATGGATGTGTCCTGGCTCTGCATGTTCTGCAGCATCTTGGGCATTgtgacagaggaaaagcagagatcagagaaggACAAGTTGCTGAGAAacaagtacatgggtgtgtggagatggGAGTCCAGGTgaatgaggatgatgatgatgaggttTCCCAGGACGGTGGTGAGGTACATGGCCAGGAACAGGGCAAAGAACAGTTGCTGCTGCTCTACGGGGATAGGCAGGCCCAGGAGGAGGAACTGGCTGAAGAGAGTTTGGTTGCTCTTTATCATTCTTCCTCTCCAGTTTCCTAATGAGAAATCATcagattctttaaaataaaaaagtcaacaTATATCTAGGGAACATATTCTACAACAATGGAGCTGACCATATTTgtagaaattataattttaaaacaccaaatgtCTGTACTCATTAAAATTACTAATGCTTTTccttaacttttctttaaaatatatgcatctCTAATTCTTTTCTAAATAGTTTCATACACTTGTACTGTGATGAAAAATTggactaatttttctttctcttgcttcaaGTTCATGTCCATCTTCTCCTGTCTCCTGATGCttctcttcttcttgttgtttgtaATTTGGCCTGTGCAATTTtatactttgatatttttaatgaatttggcTAAATGTTGTCAAcacaatttaatataaattttaagaaaatctcATATATTCCAATGTGTTACATTACAAGTTCAAAAGCAGACCTGCATGTCCCTGTAACATACAGCTTTCTGCTTCACTGTTAACCAATCATCTTCCTTCCATTGCATGTATGACAGGCATGAAGCTCAAAAGCCCCAAGTGAAATTCATGGTGTCACTTTATTATTTCTGTAAGCATTTCTTGTTCCCTTTCCATTCCAGTCTCCATAGAACCACAAAAACCAATATGATTTTCATCAGAAATTTGTGATTTTAGAACCATTCACTCTTTCCTTAACTTGAACTGTTGTTATATATTCTACaaagtctcttctccattctcctaTCCATCCATTCCTCCCTGtgagattttattcatttatcaggACCACCCCTTATCTTTATTGGAATATAGAAGTAGATTCAGTTCACACCCATCTTCTCTTGTCTCCTgatccttctcttctccttcaacATGTGTCATTTACTCTGTGGCATTTTAACAGAGGAGATCCTTCACATATTTTGATTAATTATTTAGATCATCACTCTTGTTATGAGGATAAGAACAAGGCTCCTATTGGGGACACAAATGCTCTTTTGTCATCTCACAGGTGATAGTTGTACAACCCGCACGGTTCCACATGCTTTCCTTTTATCATTCAATGCTGGGATCAATCTCTTCACAACCCACAGTTTAGAGTTGCTTGTTTTCTGCCTCTTATTTCctcccttctgtttccatttcatttGGTTCATCCTCACTCATATGTAATGGTTATTGCTTATCACATACATAACTAAACTTACCCTGTCTTCCCGTACTATGTGATACCTTCAACCACGCTTCATAGCATCCTATACTTACTTCCCATGTAATTAATATTCTGATTATGGCTTTAAACTATCTTCCCATCAATGTAAAGTTTATGCAGGAAAGGTCACAAATGCCTTCATTCTATTTGGTTATTTACAATCATTCATAATCTCCAAATAGGGTCAATACCTATCATGTTGCATGTATTTGGCCAGTGAAAATTTGTTACCTGTAGCTCAAACTTCTACAGATTAGTTCAACCTCAAAGGTAGAAAAAATtaccatttaaatataaatacttgAATACTTATCACTAAATTTTACACTCTATAATGAGTGTGAGAGATCTAACATGTTTTTAGTATTAGAGTTAGTTTCACTTCTCAGAAGTGCCAATGactatatattatatctatatgcTTTAATCCTCAAAATGTAATTGATCCTGATGTGCAACACAGGATGAAATGTTTCTAAATTATAacatgaagaagcaacaaaattaCTCTGAGTCTTCACTTGAGTTATTCCTCAGacatttattctatgtataaatataatttatatattatggttAATTTAATTTATGAATCAAATGGCTTAAGCCCAATGCtagtttttaaataactttagtTGATATCCAGATATGCAGATGTTTTCTAAATGTCATTAAAATGTGTGAACTTTGagtaaaaaagaaacactatATCACATGATGAGCTTCATACAATCAGAGTAAGGATTTTggtgaaaaatatatttcttcatagAAAAAGTTTGCATCTTTTGTCTTAGATACAACTCTCTAACCTCTACTGTTCTCAGGGATTCCAAAGTCAATCTGTATAGAAGTCATATGcatgggaaaacacacacacacacacacacacacacacacacacacaNNNNNNNNNNNNNNNNNNNNNNNNNNNNNNNNNNNNNNNNNNNNNNNNNNNNNNNNNNNNNNNNNNNNNNNNNNNNNNNNNNNNNNNNNNNNNNNNNNNNNNNNNNNNNNNNNNNNNNNNNNNNNNNNNNNNNNNNNNNNNNNNNNNNNNNNNNNNNNNNNNNNNNNNNNNNNNNNNNNNNNNNNNNNNNNNNNNNNNNNNNNNNNNNNNNNNNNNNNNNNNNNNNNNNNNNNNNNNNNNNNNNNNNNNNNNAGGATGAATGCTTGAATCTTCACAGACTGATAGTGTTTAGTCCATCTGCATTCAGAGCTTGCACACTTAAAGCATAGTGGATAAACATTACAGCAGGAAAATCATATCACAAAAATGTCATCCAGCATTTAAAAAGATGCTCTTCTTGTGTATCTCAGCCTTGCCTAAAGAGAGACTTCAGAATCTCTTTCCTTAGCACTGAAATGAAAGTAATGTGCCAGCAAGTCCAGTTTTTGCTTCTCCAGTAAATGAACAGTGCCTTTGTATTATATGTGCAAACAAAGATCAGAATCCCGAGAAAGGACTGCCAACTGTTACCACTAATAGGCCAATGGGCTTTATACCTTCTTTAGGTGTTAAAACCACAGTTCTCAAATTAAACAGCACAGGGAAATCACAAGAAATATGTTTCTAACATTTGCTACATCTGTGCCTCATCTTGTATTCTGTAGAATCACTGAGTTTTGATGAGTAGTTCACATTCTACGTTTACTTGAACACCTAGATGATCTAAATGTCACCTTTGATGGACTGCTTTTAGAGGTAATATACAATTCCAGTAACATAGATGTTTGTGAACTCATGAAGATAGAATTAATCATCATCATGGAAAGGACATTGTTAAGAGTTTGTTAAGTTCCCACAGGAGAAAGTATAGAAAACTACCCTTTAGCACAACAGCAGTGAACTCCATTTCACAGGGCTGCTCTTGTGATGAAATGATttaatactgaaagaaaaaattatgatCAATAATTGTAATGAACCCACCTATACGAAAGAGGTTACACGAGGACCATGAGACACATAGTTTAACAGTATGATGAAGTCTTGGAAGACATAGAATAGAAGTATTTATCTTACCTGAAAAACTGTCCTGCATCATGCTGGAAATTCATGTAGATTCACAGAAACACACCTGCTTATTTTCTTGACTAAACTTAGCTCTCCTGAGGCTGAGTCCAAGTTTCTGATTGATGATCCCACTCACCTTCATTTTATTTGCAGACACAGGGCTAGCAGACTCTGTACTCATCACCTATCTGCATCATCCATGCATACATCCACACgcctgccatccctgggcttcaAGTGCCCAGTATCCCGGAGGAGTCAGATCCTGTATAACTCACTAAGTAAGGCATAGTAATTAATTAGGACCTCTCCCAGACCAATTTACTACAGGGATCCCTAGTGGAGACCAATTATGGCCACTGATCACTATTTCCTGAGCTTAAGAAAAGGtaaaatttaaagagaataaGTAAAACTCAGTAAAAAATAGCACCAATAAGAAAGCCCAAAAGTCTTGAAAGATGCATAGTCATTCCATACTCAGATAATGAACTTGGCTTTGTCTTGAATGGAGCTCACTCTGTTAGTAGTGAATGAGGAGAAAAGTAACTGCACACCATCCCAAATTATCAGGAATTTTCCTGATTATAAGCAACTTAAAGTGTCTCACTCACAACAAAAATTTACCCAAACACtagttgtttttacatttttggaTGTGAGGCTAGTCTTTAATGTCCAAGCTATGTCTACAGCCCATCCTATGGTTGGTTTTAAGCAGCATGAG
Encoded here:
- the LOC110288122 gene encoding olfactory receptor 1468-like → MIKSNQTLFSQFLLLGLPIPVEQQQLFFALFLAMYLTTVLGNLIIIILIHLDSHLHTPMYLFLSNLSFSDLCFSSVTMPKMLQNMQSQDTSITYAGCLAQMYFFDLFGGLEIFLLVVMAYDRYVAICLPLHYTSIMSLKLCVCAVLISWVFNMLYSMLHTLLLSRLSFCEDNMIRHFFCDMSALLKLACSDIYINELMIYILGGPLMVIPFLLIVVSYVQIIFSILKASSTRAIYKVFSTCGSHLTVVSLFYGTIIGLYLCPSDNNFTAKEASIAMMYTVVTPMLNPFIYSLRNRDIKEALINVLIKKIPL